From the genome of bacterium:
TGGAAATCTTTTCTTTACGGTTTCAACAATATCAGTAATCAATGGATGTGAGCATCCCGTAACAACAACTAATCCTTTTTCTGTCTTGGTAACAATTGCTTGTTCCGAAATGGGCTCTCCTGCGTATTCGCCTTCAATTCTTCCCGTAGTGTATATCCCGTCGGAAATTTCGATAAATTTATCGTTATCAATAACCTTAGCGCCTAAAGATAACACCTTTTCTTTCAATTCATTACCAAAATCTGAAAGAAGATATGCTTCTATGTTTGAATTTTTCTTAAGAATAGATTCCAAACCACCGATATGATCGTAATGGTCGTGGGATATAACAAGTTTTTTTATTTTGTCCGCCTGCACTCCCATTTTTTTCATATTAAAATCAAGGACTTCATTGCTCTCACCCGTATCAAAAAGAATATCGTCATTAATC
Proteins encoded in this window:
- a CDS encoding MBL fold metallo-hydrolase, whose amino-acid sequence is INDDILFDTGESNEVLDFNMKKMGVQADKIKKLVISHDHYDHIGGLESILKKNSNIEAYLLSDFGNELKEKVLSLGAKVIDNDKFIEISDGIYTTGRIEGEYAGEPISEQAIVTKTEKGLVVVTGCSHPLITDIVETVKKRFPKDKIFMVLGGFHLLEKDIREVEIIAQKMKDLEIEKVGPTHCTGEEAIQVFKENFGNDFVRVGVGAIIGV